The following DNA comes from Curtobacterium sp. 9128.
CGACGACGACCTCGGCGTGGGTCAGGAAGAACGAGGGCATCCGTCAATCATGGCAGCGGGTCACTCCAGGTCGTCGGCCGCGGTGGGGTCGACCGCGCGGACGCCGTCGACCTCGCCGAGCTGTGCGAGCAGCATGCCGGAGTCCCTCGGTCCGGTGACCTCCAGCCGGACCGAGGTCGTCTCGTCACGGTCGCTCTCCTGCTGGACGAGCCGGCCGACGTGCCAGCCGCTGGCGGTGACGAGCGTCAGGACCTTCGGCAGCACGCCTCGGCCCGAGTCGTACAGCACGTCGAGCGTCAACGACGACTCCGCTGAACGGGGGAGCGCGCGGATGAGTGCCGTGTAGCCGAACACCACCACGAAGTGCAGGGCGGTGACGACGAGGGCGAGCAGCCAGAGTCCGGTGCCGGCGGCCATGCCGATCGCCGCGGTCTCCCACACGGACGCCGCGGTGGTGAGCCCGCGGACGGCTCCACGGCGCGTCAAGATCAGCCCGGCGCCGAGGAACCCGACGCCTGAGACGATCTGGGCCGCGACGCGCGACGGGTCGAGGACGACGTGGCCGGCGAGCAGGACGTCGCTGAAGCCGTACTTGCTGACCAGCAGCATCAGGGCAGAGGCCGTGCCGACGATGGTCTGCGTGCGGATGCCCGCGCTCTTCGACCGGAGCTGCCGTTCGAGTCCGATGAGCGACGCGAGGGCGAACGCCAGCAGGACCTCGCCGATCTGCACCAGCCCCTGTCCGGCGAACGGCGCGGTCAGGTCGTGGATGGTCATCGCGTCGACGCTACGCCGCGACGAGGTGTGACGCCCGGTTTCGTCGCGTTGCACGAGGTTGCGGCAGCGCTGTCCGGCAGTGCGCGTCGTCGGTAGCGTGCGCCGCATGTGCCCGAGTGAGATCCCAGCAGACGACCGGTACGACGAGCTCATCGCGCCGCTCCGGCCCGTGATCGAGCGGATCGGGCTCGACGCGTTCGAGCGGGAGCGTGACGAGCGCCTCGCGACGGAGCAGCTCGGGTGGCTCGTCGAGGCCGGGTTCGCGCGGTGGCGGACCCCGGAGGACTGGGGCGGCGTCGGGGCTCGGCTGTCCGACCTGTTCCGCGCCGTCGCCGAGATCGCCGAGGTGGACCCGAACCTGGCGCACGTGTGGCGGAACCACTTCTCGTTCGTCGAGGACCGCGTGCACGCGGACGGTGGTGCCGCTGATCGGGACCTCGTCGCCCGGCTCGGTGGCGGCGAGGTCGTCGGGGGCGGCTGGAGCGAGACGCCGAACGCCACCGGGGAGCGCATCACCACGACCGCGCGCCGGGACCCGGACGGCGGCTGGCGGATCAGCGGCGCGAAGTTCTACTCGACGGGCAGCGTCTACGCCAGGTGGATCACGGTGATGGCGATCGACGAGGCGGGGGAGCAGGTCGTGGCGCTCGTCGACGCCGAGGACCCCGACGTGGTGGTCGGTGACGACTGGGACGGCTTCGGGCAGCGCATCACCGGCAGCGGCAGCGTGCGGTACACCGACGTGCACGTCCCGGACGAGCGCGTGCACCCGTTCGCCACGCGGTACCCGTACCAGGAGCAGTACTACCAGACCTTCATGCACGCGATCCTCGTCGGCATCGGGCGTGCGGCGCTCCGCGACGGTGTCGCCGCCCTGCGCGCCCGTGCCCGGGGACACCACAACGGAACCGAGGCCCGCCCGACCCACGACCCGGAGCTCCTCGGTGTCGTCGGGACCGTCGCCGCGCGGGTGTACGCGGCGGATGCGGCGTTCGTCGCGAGCCTCCGGTCGATCGACGACACCGTCGACCGCCACGCCGAACTGCGCGCAACCGGGGCGGATCCGGCGGGGGACGAGACGCTGACGGGGCTCCTGGAGCGGAGCTGGATCACGGTCGCCCAGGCGCAGACCGTCGTGACCGACTCGGTGCTGGACGCGACGACCGTGGTGTTCGACGCCCTCGGGTCGTCGGGGACCTTCCGTGCGATCGGCCTGGACCGGCACTGGCGGAACGCCCGCACCCTGTCGTCGCACAACCCGCGCGTGCACAAGCGGCGGATCGTCGGCGACCACCTGGTGAACGGCGCGAGCCCGCTCGACCGCCGGGACCCGACGGCAGCCGCCGCCCCGTCCACCGCTGGCGCCACGTCCGCGTAACGCCCGGTCGCGCTGTGACGGCCGAGGCGTAACGCCCCGTCATCCCGCGCAACGCGGTGACGCCCACGAGCAGCGCGCTCGTCGCGACCCGTACGGTCGTCCGCAACGGCCCGCCACCCGGCGCTGGGGAGGCGACGGTGGCGGGCCGCTCCCGATCCCGGAGGACAGATGACGGACACCAGCACACGCGTCGCATCGCCGATCCGCGTGCCAGACCCCGACCTCGCGACCGCGGTCCACGAGCCCGGAGGCATCGCCGGAATCGCGGACCGGATCCGGCGTACCGACGCGGACACGGTCGTCCTCGGTGCGGACCGCTTCGTCCAGGAACACGCCGACGGACCACGGGTCGACCCGACGTCGGCGGCGCTCGCCCTCGGCCGTGCGCTGCCGGCGCACCGGTTCCTGATCGCCGTCGCCCCGACACGGGACCACCCGTACAACGTCGCCCGTCGGGTGCTCTCCCTCGACCACGTGCTCGGCGGTCGCGTGGGGCTGCTCGTCGGTGCCCACGACCCCGGCGCGCACGATCCCGCTGCTGACGACGAACGCTCGCACGACCCCGCCGAGTTCGCACGGGTCGTCCGCGGTCTCTGGGCGACGTGGCCGTTCGACAGCATCGTGGGGGACCGCTCGACCGGGGTGTTCGCGGACACCGACCGCGTGCGGCCGCTCGACCACGACGGCGGCCCCGGCGGATACCGCGTGCGTGGCCCGTTGACCACGCCGTCACGTCCTGGTGGCTCACCCGTGCTCGCGGTTTGGGACGACGTGGACCTGCCGGACGCCGACCTGCGCCTCTCCGCCGCGACCCCCGTTCTGCCGGCCGACGCTGCGCAGCCCGGCCCGGCGACCACCGCATGAGCCGCGACGCCGACGCCGGCCTGGTCCTCGGCGTGAACCTGCAGGGCTTCGGGCAGCGACCGGCCGCATGGCGGACCCAGGACGTCGCGGCCACCGACCTCCTCACCGCGGCGTTCTGGGAGGACCTCGGGCGCACCGCCGAGCGAGGCCTCCTCGACATGGTCTTCCTCGCCGACCACCCCGCCTGGAGCGACCCGAACGTCCGGGCGTACGGGCTGCTCGAGCCGTTCGTCGCCCTCGGGGTGATCGCCGGCGCGACGACGCACCTCGGGCTCGTCGGCACCGCGTCGACGACGTACAACGACCCGGTGGAGCTCGCCGAACGGACGCTGTCGCTCGACACCGTCTCCGGTGGACGGGTCGGCTGGAACGCGGTGACGACGTACGACTCCTCGGTGTCCGCGAACTTCGGCGTCGCACGGAACCCCGATCGGCCGGAGCGCTACGCCCGCGCAGGGGAGTTCGTCGACCTCGTCCAGGCGTTGTGGGCCTCCGCCGCCACCGGGGCGACCGTGCACCACCGCGGCGAGTTCCTCACGCACGACGGTGTGCTCCGGGTCCCACCGTCGGCGCAGGGGCACCCGGTCGTCTTCCAAGCAGGGGGATCGCCGCACGGCCGCGACCTCGCCGCCCGGGTCGCCGAGGGCGTCTTCGCCGTCGAGCTCACCCCGGAGCCGGCCCGGGAGCACCTCCGCGCCGTGAAGCGCGCCGCCGCGACGTACGGCCGGCAGTCCTCCGACGTCACGGTCGTCCCCGGGCTCTCGCTCGTCCTCGGCAGCACCGAGGCCGAGGCCCGCGCCCGCTTCGACCACCTCGAGTCCCTGGCGCCGGACGGGTACGCACTCCGGGCGCTCGGGACCCACCTCGACGCCGACCTCAGCGGTCTCGACCCGGCGGCCCCCATTCCGTCGTCGATCCTCGACCGAGAGGTCGACCCCGTCACGTACGGCCCGTCGCTCGGCTACCACGAGACCGTCGTCCGCTGGGTCCGCGCGAACAACACGAGTCTCCGGGACGTCCTGCGGGGCTTCGGCGGGTACGGCGCGCGGATCGTCGTCGGCACACCGGAGCAGGCGGCGGACACAATCGAGGACTGGTACCGCACCGGCGCAGCGGACGGCGTCAACCTGATGATCGACGAGTTCCCCCGGGGGCTCGAGACCGTCGTGGACGAGCTCGTGCCGATCCTCCAGCGCCGCGGCGTGTTCCACCGCGAGTACGAGGACGTGACCTTGCGCGGCCGGCTGGCCGCGCGCCGTCACGCCGCGTGACCGCCGGACGGGAGGCGCGGGTCGGCCCCGCGCCGTGCCTCCCGTCCGCCTGCGCCGGACTGGAGGCGCGGGTCGGGCCCGCACCGTGCCTCCCGTCCGCCTGTCGTTGCGTCTGCAACCGGCGACAGAGTCGCTGTCGTACGACAGCGACCCTGTCGGTGGGCCGCGGGTGCAACTGTTGCAGGCGCGCAGGAGCGACAAGACCGATGTCGTACGACAGCGGCGCTGTCGTTCCGAGTCGGGCCCGCCGCCCGCCCGCCCCCGCCCCCGCCGCCCCGCCCCGCCCCGCCCCGCCGCGTGACGCCGCGTGACGCGCGCCCCGCCGGCCGACGTCACGTGACGAAACCCCCGGTCACGGACCGCAACACCCGTCGCTGAACGGCGCGAGCCGCCATAGCGTCGCAGCCATGACCGACTTCCTCGACCGCGAGCACGACAAGACCTACACCGCCGTCTACAAGCGTGAGACGCCCGACATCCTCGCCGCGTTCGCGCAGTTCGACGGTGCCGTGTTCCAGGCAGAGGACCGGGCGATCCCGCTGAAGTTCCGCGAGCTCATCGCCGTCGCGGTCGGCATCACCACGCAGTGCGTCTACTGCATCGACGCGCACTCGCAGCGCGCCGTGCAGGCCGGCGCGACCGAGGCCGAACTCGCCGAGGCCGCATGGGTCGCGACCGCGATCCGCGCCGGCGGCGGTTTCGCCCACGGCCGCCTCGGCTTCAAGTTCGGATCCGAAGCGTCCCCCGCACACACCCACTGAGACGGAGCCCACCGTGCCCGATCGCATCACCCTCGTCACCGCGCTGCAGGGTGCCGGGTGGCACCCTGCCGCCTGGCGTGCCGCCGACTCCGACGCGGAGCGGCTCACCTCGCTCCGGCACTGGCGTGACGTCGTCGTCGAGCAGGACCGGCTCGGCGTGGACGCCGTGACCATCGAGGACTCGTTCACCGCAGGACCCGAGCGGGATGGCGACCTGGACACGACCACCGTCGTCGGCCGCCTGGACGCCCTGCTGATCGCCGCCGCCGTCGCTCCCGCCACCCGGCAGATCGGCCTGGTACCGACCGTGAGCGTCACGCACACCGAGCCGTTCCACGTCGCGACCAGCCTGCAGACACTCGACCACGTGTCGCTCGGACGTGCCGGCTGGCGGCTCCAGGTGAGCTCGACGGCGCGGGAGGCTGCACTCTTCGGGCGCAGGACCCTGCCGGCCACGCCGGACGACGCCACCGTCGCGGAGCTCTTCGCCGAGGCGCGCGAGGTGGCCGAGGTCGTCGACCGCCTCTGGGACAGCTGGGACGACGACGCGATCATCCGCGACGTGACGACCGGGCGGTTCATCGACCGGGACCGGATCCACAACGCGGAGTTCGTGGGGGAGCACGTCTCGGTGCACGGGGCGTCGATCGTCCCGCGGTCACCGCAGGGCCGGCCGCCGGTCTTCGCGCTGGCCCACCGGTCCGACGCGGCCGCGCTGGCCGTGGACGTCGCGGACGTCGTGCTGGTCACGCCCGGCTTCGACGGACGGGAGGACCGGGAACTGCTCGCCGAGGTCCGTCACCTCGAACAGGTGGCCGGGTCCACCGCCCCGCGCCCGGTCCTCGCGGACCTCGCGGTGCTCATCGGCTCGTCGTCGGCTGCCGCCGCCGACGAACTCGCCGCCCTCGACGACCTGGCCGGGACCCCGTACGTCTCGGACACGTCGGTGCTGGCGACCACGGTCCCGGACCTGGTCTCGCGGATCGCCGGGCTGCGCGAACTCGGCTACGCCGGGGTGCGGCTCCGCCCGTTGCGCATCCCGACGGACAGCACCGCGATCGCCCGGCAGCTCGTCCCGGCGCTCGTCACGGCCGGACTCCGGGCCGACGTCGCCTCCCGACCGGCGGTCGACCTGCGCACCCGGCTCGGGATCGCCCCGGCCGTCAGCCGTCACAGCGGGGTCCGCACGTCCCGCACGCTCAGCACCGAAGGGGTCTCCGCATGACCACGAAGCGTCAGGTCCACCTCGCCGCGCACTTCCCCGGCGTCAACAACACGACCGTGTGGAGCGACGACCGGGCCGAGAGCCAGATCGCCTTCTCGTCGTTCGAGCACTTCGCGACGAACGCCGAGCGCGGGTTCTTCGACTACCTGTTCCTCGCCGAGGGGCTCCGGCTCCGCGAGCAGAAGGGCCGCATCCACGACCTCGACGTCGTCGGTCGACCGAACACGCTCGCGATCCTCGCCGCCCTGGCCGGGGTGACCGACCACATCGGGCTCGTCGGCACGCTGCAGACCACGTTCAACGAACCCGTCGAACTGGCGAAGCAACTCGCGACCCTTGACCACCTGACCGGTGGCCGCGCCGGCTGGAACGTCGTCACGAGCTCCGATGCCTTCCACGGCGCGAACTTCCGTCGCGGTGGCTTCCTCGACCCGGCTGACCGGTACACGCGGGCCGCCGAGTTCGTCGACGTCGCCCGGGAGCTCTGGGACTCGTGGCGCACCGACGCGGTCGTGGCGGACCGCGCTGCCGGACGGTTCGCCGACCGGTCCCGGATCCGCGACGTCGACCACCACGGCCCGCAGTTCGACGTCAGTGGCACGTTCCCGGTCCCGCGGAGTCCGCAGGGGCACCCCGTGGTCGTGCAGGCCGGTGACTCCGACGAGGGCCGGGACCTCGCCGCGAGCCGCGCCGACGTGATCTTCTCGCTGCACACCGAGTTCGCCGACGCGCAGGGCTTCTACCGCGACGTCGCCGCTCGGCTCGAACGCGTCGGCCGCTCGGAGGACGAGCTGCTCATCCTTCCTGGCGCGACCTTCGTGCTCGGCGACACCGCGGCGGACGCCGAGGAACGAGCCAGGGCGATCCGGCGGGCGCAGGTCAGCCCGGCCACGGCGATCGCGTTCCTCGAGCAGGTGTGGAACCGCGACCTCTCCTCCTACGACGTGGACGGCCCGCTGCCCGACGTCGAGCCGGACCTCGACGGCGCCGCGATCACCCGTGGTCGTGCACGCCACACCCGGGACGTCCCCGCGCTCGTGCAGGGTTGGCGGGACCGTGCAGAGGCCGAGCGACTGTCCATCCGGGACCTCGTGATCGAGGTCTCGACCCGCGGCGGGTTCGTCGGGACGCCGTCGCACATCGCGGCGGAGATCGACCGGTACGTCCAGGAGCGCGCGACCGACGGGTTCGTCGTCGTGCCGCACACGAACCCCTACGGGCTCGACGACTTCGTCGACCGTGTGGTCCCGCTGCTGCAGGAGCGTGGCGTGTACCGCTCGTCGTACGAGGACGGTGCCACCCTGCGCGAGACCCTCGGACTGCCCGGCATCCGGACGAGCCGCGAGGTGCTCGCATGAGCATCGGCAGCCTCGCCATCCTGGTCCCCGGCAACTTCGAGGACGACGACCCAGCGGCCGGCCTCGAGTCGACGCTGGAGCTCTTCGCGACCGCCGAGCGTCTCGGCGTCGACGGCGCCTGGGTCCGGCACCGGCACCTCGAACACGGCATCGGCTCCGCCGCGGTGTTCCTCGCCGCGGCGTCCCAGCGCACGAGGAGCATCGAGCTCGGTGTCGCGGTCGTCCCGATCGGGTGGGAGAGCCCGTTCCGGCTCGCCGAGGACTTCTCGCTCGCCGACGTGCTGTCCGGCGGCAGGGTCCAGGTCGGGCTGTCCACCGGCACCCCGCACGCCGACCTCCTCGGGGACCTGGTGTTCGACGGCGACTGGCGCTCCTTCGACCTCGGCTACGGCCGGGT
Coding sequences within:
- a CDS encoding NtaA/DmoA family FMN-dependent monooxygenase (This protein belongs to a clade of FMN-dependent monooxygenases, within a broader family of flavin-dependent oxidoreductases, the luciferase-like monooxygenase (LMM) family, some of whose members use coenzyme F420 rather than FMN.), coding for MTTKRQVHLAAHFPGVNNTTVWSDDRAESQIAFSSFEHFATNAERGFFDYLFLAEGLRLREQKGRIHDLDVVGRPNTLAILAALAGVTDHIGLVGTLQTTFNEPVELAKQLATLDHLTGGRAGWNVVTSSDAFHGANFRRGGFLDPADRYTRAAEFVDVARELWDSWRTDAVVADRAAGRFADRSRIRDVDHHGPQFDVSGTFPVPRSPQGHPVVVQAGDSDEGRDLAASRADVIFSLHTEFADAQGFYRDVAARLERVGRSEDELLILPGATFVLGDTAADAEERARAIRRAQVSPATAIAFLEQVWNRDLSSYDVDGPLPDVEPDLDGAAITRGRARHTRDVPALVQGWRDRAEAERLSIRDLVIEVSTRGGFVGTPSHIAAEIDRYVQERATDGFVVVPHTNPYGLDDFVDRVVPLLQERGVYRSSYEDGATLRETLGLPGIRTSREVLA
- a CDS encoding NtaA/DmoA family FMN-dependent monooxygenase (This protein belongs to a clade of FMN-dependent monooxygenases, within a broader family of flavin-dependent oxidoreductases, the luciferase-like monooxygenase (LMM) family, some of whose members use coenzyme F420 rather than FMN.) translates to MSRDADAGLVLGVNLQGFGQRPAAWRTQDVAATDLLTAAFWEDLGRTAERGLLDMVFLADHPAWSDPNVRAYGLLEPFVALGVIAGATTHLGLVGTASTTYNDPVELAERTLSLDTVSGGRVGWNAVTTYDSSVSANFGVARNPDRPERYARAGEFVDLVQALWASAATGATVHHRGEFLTHDGVLRVPPSAQGHPVVFQAGGSPHGRDLAARVAEGVFAVELTPEPAREHLRAVKRAAATYGRQSSDVTVVPGLSLVLGSTEAEARARFDHLESLAPDGYALRALGTHLDADLSGLDPAAPIPSSILDREVDPVTYGPSLGYHETVVRWVRANNTSLRDVLRGFGGYGARIVVGTPEQAADTIEDWYRTGAADGVNLMIDEFPRGLETVVDELVPILQRRGVFHREYEDVTLRGRLAARRHAA
- a CDS encoding LLM class flavin-dependent oxidoreductase, which produces MTDTSTRVASPIRVPDPDLATAVHEPGGIAGIADRIRRTDADTVVLGADRFVQEHADGPRVDPTSAALALGRALPAHRFLIAVAPTRDHPYNVARRVLSLDHVLGGRVGLLVGAHDPGAHDPAADDERSHDPAEFARVVRGLWATWPFDSIVGDRSTGVFADTDRVRPLDHDGGPGGYRVRGPLTTPSRPGGSPVLAVWDDVDLPDADLRLSAATPVLPADAAQPGPATTA
- a CDS encoding acyl-CoA dehydrogenase family protein; amino-acid sequence: MCPSEIPADDRYDELIAPLRPVIERIGLDAFERERDERLATEQLGWLVEAGFARWRTPEDWGGVGARLSDLFRAVAEIAEVDPNLAHVWRNHFSFVEDRVHADGGAADRDLVARLGGGEVVGGGWSETPNATGERITTTARRDPDGGWRISGAKFYSTGSVYARWITVMAIDEAGEQVVALVDAEDPDVVVGDDWDGFGQRITGSGSVRYTDVHVPDERVHPFATRYPYQEQYYQTFMHAILVGIGRAALRDGVAALRARARGHHNGTEARPTHDPELLGVVGTVAARVYAADAAFVASLRSIDDTVDRHAELRATGADPAGDETLTGLLERSWITVAQAQTVVTDSVLDATTVVFDALGSSGTFRAIGLDRHWRNARTLSSHNPRVHKRRIVGDHLVNGASPLDRRDPTAAAAPSTAGATSA
- a CDS encoding carboxymuconolactone decarboxylase family protein, producing the protein MTDFLDREHDKTYTAVYKRETPDILAAFAQFDGAVFQAEDRAIPLKFRELIAVAVGITTQCVYCIDAHSQRAVQAGATEAELAEAAWVATAIRAGGGFAHGRLGFKFGSEASPAHTH
- a CDS encoding MgtC/SapB family protein, whose amino-acid sequence is MTIHDLTAPFAGQGLVQIGEVLLAFALASLIGLERQLRSKSAGIRTQTIVGTASALMLLVSKYGFSDVLLAGHVVLDPSRVAAQIVSGVGFLGAGLILTRRGAVRGLTTAASVWETAAIGMAAGTGLWLLALVVTALHFVVVFGYTALIRALPRSAESSLTLDVLYDSGRGVLPKVLTLVTASGWHVGRLVQQESDRDETTSVRLEVTGPRDSGMLLAQLGEVDGVRAVDPTAADDLE
- a CDS encoding LLM class flavin-dependent oxidoreductase, which codes for MPDRITLVTALQGAGWHPAAWRAADSDAERLTSLRHWRDVVVEQDRLGVDAVTIEDSFTAGPERDGDLDTTTVVGRLDALLIAAAVAPATRQIGLVPTVSVTHTEPFHVATSLQTLDHVSLGRAGWRLQVSSTAREAALFGRRTLPATPDDATVAELFAEAREVAEVVDRLWDSWDDDAIIRDVTTGRFIDRDRIHNAEFVGEHVSVHGASIVPRSPQGRPPVFALAHRSDAAALAVDVADVVLVTPGFDGREDRELLAEVRHLEQVAGSTAPRPVLADLAVLIGSSSAAAADELAALDDLAGTPYVSDTSVLATTVPDLVSRIAGLRELGYAGVRLRPLRIPTDSTAIARQLVPALVTAGLRADVASRPAVDLRTRLGIAPAVSRHSGVRTSRTLSTEGVSA